In Heliangelus exortis chromosome 19, bHelExo1.hap1, whole genome shotgun sequence, the genomic stretch ccaggggggagccaggggggagccaggggggagccaggggggagccaggggggagccaggggggagccaggggggaACCAGGGGGGAACCAGGAGGGAACCAGGAGGGAACCAGGAGGGAACCAGGAGGGAACCAGGAGGGATCCAGGAGAGATCCAGGAGGGAACCAGGAGGGAACCAGGAGGGAACCAGGAGGGATCCAGGAGGGATCCAGGAGGGATCCAGGAGGGatccaggagcagagcagccccaggctcGTACCTCTCGGACTTTGCGTTTCTTGCCAAACATGATCTTCCTGTAGAGgtatttctccctttttttcatcATCATGATTGCCAGACGTTTCTCCTCactttgctgctcctgctccaggcgTTCCTTGTCCTCCAGCCTCAGCTTACCAGCTGTCACCTTCACAGGAAGGGCCTGCAGGGAGCCAGAGGGATCAGGACCCCGTTTCCACACCCTTCCCTGGGGACCACAGCACCCTCTGGAGCTGGTGGCAGGACCTGGCCACGATtgggagctgcagctcatgGACAGGGGTCCAGGACTCAGGaagggcagagccccagcatTCCCAGGACAGACTGGAATATCCTCCAGGGACAGAACTCACCTGAGCCACCtcctcccacagctcccaccccacACCTGTACCTTATTGCTCTGGGTCTTCTGCTCTTCCATCTTCTTTAATTTcatctcctcttctttttcagactcctcctcctcctcctcttccttgtTACtgtcatcctcctcctcctcctcttcttcctcctcttcctcctcactcTCTTCACCTAACCCAGAGACCACCGTTTCCAACGTTGTTCCTGACACCCTTCCCAACCCCATCCCTCATGGTCCCTCCAACTCCCCCTCACCAGGGTTCTCCCCCCTCTGCATTGCCAGCAGCTTCAGCTTCTCGGGGGGGACGTAGTCCCCTTCCTGCTCTGTCACAAAGGGTGAGAGgtggggtggcagcaggacaCCAGGGAAATAGTCAGCCACGGGGAGGCAGAGCTTGGCATTGACGGAGTCAAAGacccactgaggctgcaggtaGTACCTGGGGGACAAAGGGACACGGGCTCAGGATCCTTCTTCCCATCCCCAGGCTCTGGAGCCACGGAGCAGACACCAGGTGACAGCTGAGGGACCATTCTGGGGACAGGTCACCTGCCTCACCCACCTGCCCACAACCTGCTGCTGCACCCGGGGGCGGTCGACGATCTGGTGGGTGATGGAGGGGTCGGTGACATCGTAGGTGGCCCCGATGCACAGTGACTTGTCCCAGGAGACCTGGCCACCAAAGCACCTGCAGCAACACCCACACAGGAGTCAGACAGGCAGGAGGGACCCTGGGGGTCACCCCATGTGCAGGACATCAGGCAAATCAGCCTCAAAAAACTCAGAGAGCCTCGGGGCGGGGGCAAGTAGGGTGTATGGGATGTCCCTGCACCACGGGATATCCCTGTTCCATAGGATGTCCCTGTCCTGAGGGATATCCCTGTCCCAAGGGATATTCTTGTCCCATGGAATGCCCCCTGTCCCATGGAATGCCCCCTGTCCCATGGAATGCCCCCTGTCCCATGGAATGCCCCCTGTCCCTCACATACCTGATGACAAAGGCCAATGGCTCCCGAGGCACCTCCCTGTTGAGGAAGAAACGAAGCCCTTCAAAGAGCTTCTTGTGTTTCTCCAGggcctcctgctccttcttcctttcATCCATCTGCTCTGCTACCTCCTGTTTGGAGCACAGCACTCAGCCCCTGAcattccctgctctgccaggagggTTCTTGGGTGCCATCCCAACCCtcctggggtccctcccagcatCATGCTGGGCCCTGCAGGATTGCCCAAAGCCAGGGCTAAGCCCCCCCCCCAGGCTCTTACCCCCTCCACTGGGAACTCATCTATCTCCACCTCGTCCTCGTGGGTTGATGGCACCACCCGGGCCAGGCTGACACTCAGAGCTGACAGTTTCTGCAGCAAGAAGAGACCCAGAAAGTGTCACCCACCCCCAGACAGCGCtttgggatggggagaggggcagcctcagggaggagaaggtgaATTTTTCAGAGCAAGAAATCAAAAGACCCGTGGACTTGACAGCCTCCTCTGTGTGCTGCCCCATcttgctgtccccaggggccCTGAAGGGTCCCTCACCATGCTGGGGGGAGGCTCATGGCCCCCCAGGCCATGCACTGCTCCTCAGCACAAGGGGGTGAAGACTTTGGGACCAGAGATCAGACTCCTGCCCCACACTGAGTACcttggggcaggaggggtgaGTGGTCAGGACACCAAGGCCACATGGGGTCCCTCAGGAAGTGTCTCTCACCTCCAGGTAGCTCTCTGAATCCATGGCATATTCCTTGCCCTCTGCTGGCTTCAGCTCAGCATCAGCCTGGACCTCGAGCTGTGGAGCAAGAGAATGGTGGGGAGGCAGCTCCCAACCCCAGAGCCCCCAAatatctcctcctcctccaccaccctGACCTGGGTGGTCCAACCAGGCTGGGGACCACCCCGGGGCAGGTGGGTGGCCTCACCTTGGGGGGGTAGAGCAGGTTGAGGGACTGGTAGAGGCGAAAGTTGACGAAGCCCAGGAGGGTGGTGTAGAACTCAGTGAACGTGGCCATCACACGGTAATCCACGTCTGTGGGGTGCTGTGGGCACACAGGAAGGGTGAGGACACGGGGATGATGGAGCAGGGTCccctctgcagggacaggacaCATCCCATCTGTGCAGGGAAGAGGATCCTGTCCCCTTCACAGCGAGGTCTGGAGAGCCACGGCCACCAATGGACCTGGAGCAGGCTGAGCTCTCCAGGGCCCTTCCACGGAAAGGTGGGATGGAGAACCTCATCCCATCATCCATGGGGACCCTGATGGCTTGGTCTGGGGACTCCAGGTGAGACGTGCAGGGCAAGGAGCCAAAAGCTGGCAGGGATCAGCCAGAACTCAAGGGAAGGGGCAGTGATGCTggtgtggggaggggacacaggggtctgaggagctgctgagggatgAGCCCCAGCGTGGGACACACCAAAGGAGCTGGAAATCCTCAACCCAACCGTGCCAGGCCCTGGAGATCCCAGGAGCAGGTGACCTTGGCACCACTCACCCTCCCTATGGGGGACAGGGCAGAGacagcctggcagagctgatTGCTCATTAAGGTGTTTTAATAATTGACAGGAGGTAATAAGGAAGTGGGGAGCCTGGTACAGCCAGGCACAGGGAACATGGGGATGGCCATCCCGGGGGGAGGAGGGCTGTGTCCCCACAGGGGCTGGGCATAGCCTTGTCCACCTCTGCAGTGCCAGAGCCATGGGACCACACAGaccttcagcctcctcctcctcttgctgtCTCCAGGGGCTCAGGTGGGACCCATGGCCCCCCAGaccatccccagctcctcaggggCAGCCTGAGGCCATGCAGGGAGGTGCTGAAGCaggtccagagcagagcaaggaggctgtgaagggatccagcagaattcctgtgaggaagggctgagggagctgggggtgttgaggctggagaagaggaggctcaggggagacctcatcactctctccaactccctgaaaggaggttggagccaggggggggttgggctctgctcccaggcagctaccagtaagacaagagaagggcttaagctctgccaggggaggtttaggttggatattaggaaaaaaattctttccagagagagtgatcaggcattgaatgggctgcccagggagggggtggattctgcacccctggagatttttaagaagagcctgaatgtggcactcaTGTGCAAtgtgtggcactcagtgccatggtctgggaaccacagggggagtggatcaaggttggagttgatgatctcagaggtcctttccaacctggatgattctgggATTGTGTGAGGTGAAGGGGAAGGGAGCAGTGGGGGTCCCAAGGGGGTACTCACATCGTGGGCAAAGGTGTAAGGGGTGATCCAGGTGACAGTctgccccagcacctctgcctgGTAGTAGATGCCCTTGATGGAGAGGAAGacctggcagggagcagagagtCAGGGGGAGGAAGGCCACAGGGAGGGACTCCTCATCCCAATCCCCATTAACCCTTCCCTTGTCAGCAGGTCCATGCCCAGGACTCCATGGGGACACCCCCAGGAGTGTCACCTCCCAACAGGACTCATTCCCCAGGCCCACCACCCCCAGGGCCCCTCCCGGGACAGGGAGGGTCtcatccctgtcccccccaggccccccaCCTTGCGCAGGGAGCGGGAGGCAATGATGTAGTTGAGGAATTCCAGGGCCAGGCGCCGGCAGAGCTGGATGGTCTGGACGTGGCACTTGCCTGTCCGTGGGAaggtggagaagaggaagcacATGGAG encodes the following:
- the PES1 gene encoding pescadillo homolog; amino-acid sequence: MGGVEKKKYERGAATNYITRNRARKKLQLSLPDFRRLCILKGIYPHEPKHKKKVNKGSTAPRTFYLLKDIKFLLHEPIVNKFRDYKVFVRKLRKAYGKSEWSTVDRLKDNKPTYKLDHIVKERYPTFIDALRDLDDALSMCFLFSTFPRTGKCHVQTIQLCRRLALEFLNYIIASRSLRKVFLSIKGIYYQAEVLGQTVTWITPYTFAHDHPTDVDYRVMATFTEFYTTLLGFVNFRLYQSLNLLYPPKLEVQADAELKPAEGKEYAMDSESYLEKLSALSVSLARVVPSTHEDEVEIDEFPVEGEVAEQMDERKKEQEALEKHKKLFEGLRFFLNREVPREPLAFVIRCFGGQVSWDKSLCIGATYDVTDPSITHQIVDRPRVQQQVVGRYYLQPQWVFDSVNAKLCLPVADYFPGVLLPPHLSPFVTEQEGDYVPPEKLKLLAMQRGENPGEESEEEEEEEEEEEEDDSNKEEEEEEESEKEEEMKLKKMEEQKTQSNKALPVKVTAGKLRLEDKERLEQEQQSEEKRLAIMMMKKREKYLYRKIMFGKKRKVREANKLAAKRKAHDSAVKEEKKKSKKARRA